One part of the Caproiciproducens sp. CPB-2 genome encodes these proteins:
- a CDS encoding prolyl-tRNA synthetase associated domain-containing protein, translating into MRSIRIDPVLYTSKPADERLPRETAVYDLLGRLEIPYTRIDHDAAGHVDFCDEVGQILGVDICKNLFLCNRQKTDFYLLMMPGKKEFRTKDLSAQIGSSRLSFADAERMEEYLKVTPGSVSVMGLMNDAGKRVRLLIDREVAQSEYFGCHPCINTSSLKIRTADLLEKFLPFVEHEPVFVTL; encoded by the coding sequence TTGCGTTCGATACGAATTGACCCCGTCCTGTATACGTCAAAGCCCGCGGATGAACGGCTTCCGAGAGAGACGGCGGTCTATGACCTGCTTGGCAGGCTGGAAATCCCTTATACCCGCATTGACCACGACGCCGCCGGTCATGTGGACTTCTGCGACGAGGTAGGGCAAATCCTCGGGGTGGATATCTGCAAAAACCTGTTCCTGTGCAACCGGCAGAAAACGGACTTTTACCTTCTGATGATGCCGGGCAAGAAGGAGTTTCGAACGAAAGATCTTTCCGCGCAGATCGGCAGTTCCCGCCTGTCTTTTGCGGACGCCGAACGCATGGAGGAATATTTGAAGGTCACGCCGGGTTCCGTCAGCGTGATGGGCCTGATGAACGACGCCGGAAAGCGAGTCCGGCTCCTGATTGACCGGGAGGTGGCGCAGTCTGAATATTTCGGGTGCCATCCGTGCATCAATACCTCCAGCCTGAAAATCAGGACGGCCGACCTGCTTGAAAAATTCCTTCCCTTTGTGGAGCATGAACCGGTCTTTGTCACACTGTAA
- a CDS encoding TetR/AcrR family transcriptional regulator, whose amino-acid sequence MKKTARQLQKEQTRELLIKTAFEMFSERGFLSTRISDIAGAAGVSHGTVFVHFPSLDALMAEVIEVYVGKTAQRTHELADSGQTLREVLRAHLDGIREYEPFYTALVTENRQLPTQARDAWISLQSVISLHFSRAAEREMEAGKILRMPVSLLFNLWLGLIHHYLANADLFAPGGKVIDRYGETLIDSYLKMAQTKRS is encoded by the coding sequence ATGAAAAAAACAGCCCGCCAGCTGCAAAAGGAGCAGACAAGGGAGCTTTTAATCAAAACAGCCTTTGAAATGTTTTCCGAACGCGGCTTTCTCAGCACCAGAATTTCCGACATCGCCGGGGCAGCGGGAGTTTCCCACGGCACGGTATTCGTTCATTTCCCGTCGCTGGACGCCCTCATGGCGGAAGTGATCGAAGTGTATGTCGGGAAAACAGCACAGCGTACACATGAGCTTGCGGATTCCGGCCAAACCCTGCGGGAAGTGCTCCGCGCCCACCTGGACGGCATTCGGGAATACGAGCCGTTTTACACCGCGCTTGTCACGGAAAACCGTCAGCTTCCCACACAGGCCCGGGACGCCTGGATTTCTTTGCAGTCCGTGATCTCCCTGCATTTCAGCCGTGCAGCGGAGCGGGAAATGGAAGCCGGAAAAATCCTCCGGATGCCTGTTTCCCTGCTTTTCAATCTATGGCTGGGGCTGATCCACCACTATCTTGCCAACGCGGACCTGTTCGCCCCCGGCGGGAAGGTCATCGACAGGTACGGCGAAACGCTGATCGACAGCTATCTGAAAATGGCACAAACAAAAAGGAGCTGA
- a CDS encoding carboxymuconolactone decarboxylase family protein — protein MINQNPFAVLKEEAPQVSEAFDGLIRAVSSGALDAKTRQLIYIGIKASQGDAKAVAAHVPMARMAGASRDEIRDTILMTMTVSGVQGITHCLIPALEAYESDRKV, from the coding sequence ATGATCAATCAAAACCCGTTTGCAGTACTGAAAGAGGAGGCGCCCCAGGTCTCCGAAGCGTTTGACGGACTCATTAGGGCGGTCTCTTCCGGTGCGCTCGACGCCAAAACCCGGCAGTTGATTTATATCGGAATCAAGGCGTCCCAGGGAGACGCCAAAGCCGTTGCCGCTCATGTTCCCATGGCCAGAATGGCCGGCGCATCGCGGGACGAAATCAGGGATACGATTCTGATGACAATGACCGTATCCGGCGTACAGGGAATCACCCATTGCCTGATCCCCGCGCTGGAAGCCTATGAAAGCGATCGAAAGGTGTGA
- a CDS encoding zinc ribbon domain-containing protein: MKTCIACGMPMTKPSDYPLQDESRDYCIYCARPDGSMQSYPEKLEGTVRFLIRTQGIDEKAARELAVRTLAKLPAWKGRTP; the protein is encoded by the coding sequence ATGAAAACATGTATTGCCTGCGGAATGCCCATGACAAAGCCGTCCGATTATCCCCTGCAGGACGAAAGCAGGGATTACTGCATTTACTGTGCCAGACCGGACGGTTCCATGCAGTCCTACCCGGAAAAGCTGGAGGGTACCGTCCGGTTCCTGATCCGCACACAGGGGATCGACGAAAAAGCCGCCCGCGAGCTGGCGGTCAGAACGCTGGCGAAGCTGCCCGCGTGGAAGGGGCGGACTCCTTAA
- the amrS gene encoding AmmeMemoRadiSam system radical SAM enzyme has product MKTICAICPHHCALEEGQTGLCRARRNSGGKVICDNYGKVTGLALDPIEKKPLRRFCPGGKILSVGSYGCNLRCPFCQNSSISMADGEHAETAAVSPAALAEKAEELVPRGNIGAAYTYNEPLVGYEFVRDCAALVRARGLKNVAVTNGCICEEPLKDLLPLIDAVNIDLKGFTERFYRMVGGDLKTVMRAIELSAQSCHTEVTTLVIPGENDSDGEMDALSGWLASVDAEIPLHVTRFFPCFQMTDRGPTPVETVYRLAEIARGHLRYVYVGNC; this is encoded by the coding sequence ATGAAAACCATCTGTGCAATCTGTCCCCATCACTGCGCGCTGGAGGAAGGGCAGACCGGCCTTTGCCGCGCGCGCAGAAACAGCGGCGGCAAAGTGATTTGTGACAACTACGGAAAAGTGACCGGCCTTGCGCTTGACCCCATCGAAAAGAAGCCGCTGCGCCGGTTCTGCCCCGGCGGGAAAATCCTGTCCGTCGGCAGCTACGGCTGCAACCTGCGCTGTCCGTTCTGCCAGAACAGCTCCATTTCCATGGCGGACGGGGAACACGCGGAAACCGCCGCGGTTTCGCCCGCGGCTCTGGCCGAAAAGGCGGAGGAGCTCGTGCCGCGCGGGAATATCGGCGCCGCGTATACCTACAACGAGCCGCTTGTCGGCTATGAGTTTGTCCGGGACTGCGCCGCCCTCGTCCGGGCGCGCGGGCTGAAAAATGTCGCCGTGACCAACGGCTGCATCTGTGAAGAGCCGCTGAAAGACCTGCTCCCGCTGATCGACGCGGTGAATATCGACCTGAAGGGCTTTACCGAACGTTTTTACCGGATGGTCGGCGGCGACCTGAAAACGGTGATGCGCGCGATTGAGCTGTCGGCACAAAGCTGCCACACGGAAGTGACCACTCTGGTGATTCCCGGGGAAAATGACAGCGACGGGGAAATGGACGCGCTCTCCGGATGGCTTGCTTCAGTGGATGCGGAAATCCCGCTGCACGTCACCCGGTTCTTCCCGTGCTTTCAGATGACCGACCGCGGCCCGACTCCGGTGGAAACCGTTTACCGGCTGGCGGAAATCGCCCGCGGGCATCTGCGGTACGTTTATGTGGGAAACTGCTGA
- the amrA gene encoding AmmeMemoRadiSam system protein A — protein sequence MSIAGAFIMPHPPIILPEVGKGEERKIQRTADACREAAGRIAALKPDTVVVTSPHSVLYADYFHISPGERAHGDFARFGAPQAAVDAPYDSEFVRALTDAAGKAGLPAGTFGEREKSLDHGTMIPLRFLNERCADYRLVRIGLSGLPGPDHYRLGKCIAQTAETLGRKVVFIASGDLSHRLREDGPYGFAKEGPEFDSRVTDAMAKGDFLRFLTFDPDFCDAAAECGLRSFIIMAGALDGKAVQPELLSYEGPFGVGYGVCAFRITGDDESRRFDSAFEAEEKKRLELIQSQEDEYVRLARLSLETHVRTGKRAELPAGLPEEMLRHRAGTFVSLKKNGELRGCIGTIGPVTSCVAEEIVRNAVSAGTEDPRFAPVTEQELPSLVYSVDVLARPEPIDTMEELDAGRYGVIVTSGYKRGLLLPNLEGVDTPERQVSIAMQKAGIRKGEPCSLERFEVVRHK from the coding sequence ATGTCGATTGCAGGTGCGTTTATTATGCCGCACCCTCCCATTATCCTGCCGGAGGTGGGGAAAGGGGAGGAACGGAAAATTCAGAGGACCGCCGACGCGTGCCGGGAGGCCGCGGGCAGGATCGCGGCGCTGAAACCGGATACGGTGGTAGTGACTTCGCCGCATTCCGTCCTGTACGCGGATTATTTCCATATTTCTCCCGGTGAGCGCGCCCACGGGGATTTTGCGCGTTTCGGCGCGCCGCAGGCCGCCGTCGACGCCCCGTACGACAGCGAATTTGTACGGGCGCTGACCGACGCGGCCGGGAAAGCGGGATTGCCCGCCGGAACCTTTGGCGAGCGGGAAAAATCCCTTGACCACGGCACCATGATCCCGCTCCGCTTTTTAAACGAACGCTGCGCCGACTATCGGCTGGTGCGCATCGGGCTTTCCGGGCTGCCTGGGCCGGACCATTACCGGCTGGGAAAATGCATCGCCCAAACGGCGGAGACCCTGGGGCGGAAGGTCGTTTTTATCGCGAGCGGGGACCTCTCCCACCGGCTCAGAGAGGACGGGCCCTACGGCTTTGCAAAGGAAGGCCCCGAATTTGACAGCCGGGTGACCGACGCGATGGCAAAGGGGGATTTCCTGCGCTTCCTGACTTTTGACCCCGATTTCTGCGACGCGGCGGCGGAGTGCGGGCTGCGCTCGTTTATCATCATGGCGGGCGCGCTGGACGGAAAGGCCGTCCAGCCCGAATTGCTTTCATATGAAGGGCCGTTCGGGGTCGGGTACGGCGTCTGTGCTTTCCGGATCACCGGAGACGACGAAAGCCGCCGGTTTGATTCGGCCTTTGAAGCTGAAGAGAAAAAAAGACTGGAGCTGATCCAGTCGCAGGAGGATGAATATGTCAGGCTGGCCCGGCTGTCGCTGGAAACCCATGTCCGGACAGGGAAAAGGGCGGAGCTTCCCGCCGGGCTGCCGGAAGAAATGCTGCGTCACCGGGCGGGGACTTTCGTGTCGCTGAAAAAGAACGGGGAGCTTCGGGGGTGCATCGGCACCATCGGGCCGGTGACGTCCTGCGTAGCGGAGGAAATCGTAAGGAACGCGGTCAGCGCCGGCACGGAGGATCCTCGCTTTGCGCCCGTGACGGAGCAGGAGCTGCCGAGCCTTGTCTACAGTGTGGACGTGCTGGCGCGCCCGGAACCGATCGACACAATGGAGGAACTGGATGCCGGGCGCTACGGCGTCATTGTCACCAGCGGGTACAAGCGCGGACTGCTGCTGCCGAATCTGGAAGGGGTCGATACCCCGGAGCGGCAGGTGTCCATCGCCATGCAAAAAGCAGGGATCCGCAAAGGGGAGCCCTGCTCTCTGGAACGGTTCGAGGTGGTGCGCCACAAATGA
- a CDS encoding O-acetyl-ADP-ribose deacetylase, translating into MKFLIVQGDITKQTADAIVNAANTSLLGGGGVDGAIHRAAGPELLRECRTLRGCETGKAKITKGYRLSAKYVIHTPGPVWRDGKSGEPELLESCYRSCLALAEEYRCRTVAFPSISTGVYRFPPELAAQIAVRTILEFLGGSNAVETVTMVCFDPATKAAYDRALAAALQVAL; encoded by the coding sequence ATGAAATTTTTAATTGTTCAGGGAGATATTACAAAGCAAACGGCAGATGCTATTGTAAACGCGGCAAACACTTCCCTGCTGGGCGGCGGGGGAGTGGACGGGGCCATCCACCGCGCGGCGGGGCCGGAGCTTCTCAGGGAATGTCGGACCCTGCGCGGCTGTGAGACCGGAAAGGCGAAAATCACAAAGGGGTACCGCCTTTCCGCAAAGTACGTCATCCATACGCCCGGCCCGGTGTGGCGGGATGGAAAAAGCGGCGAACCGGAGCTGCTGGAAAGCTGTTACCGTTCCTGCCTTGCGCTGGCGGAGGAATACCGGTGCCGCACGGTTGCGTTTCCTTCCATCAGCACGGGCGTTTATCGTTTTCCGCCGGAACTTGCGGCCCAAATCGCCGTAAGGACGATTCTGGAATTTCTGGGCGGGAGCAACGCTGTGGAAACGGTCACCATGGTCTGCTTTGACCCGGCAACCAAGGCGGCGTACGACCGCGCGCTGGCGGCCGCCTTACAGGTAGCATTGTGA
- a CDS encoding ABC transporter ATP-binding protein → MARTTLYEKPKDIRKTLKFLRRYLKKHGTALLLITVMVAVSAGANVFGTYLLKPAVNDYILPGDIRGLMKILIFMAAVYFAGVAASYGYSQLMVKIAQKIVQEIRDDLFRKVQTLPLSFFDAKTHGELMSRFTNDIDTIAEALNNSLAVLIQSFIVIVGTFTVLIILNAELSAIVLLSFLGMFLFLRYSGKKSHAYFSCQQKFMGRLNGFMEEMVEGQKVVKVFNREDKNFEEFCDRNDKLLDAATGALTYSGLLIPVVVSISYFNYALSACIGAFFAIAGRIDLGSLASYLVYVRQTAMPVNQFSQQLNFILAALSGAERIFEVMQEAPETDDGNVTLVRTAEGKNGELKECVERTGRWAWRVPDADGTARLVPLLGDVRFHDVVFGYVPGRPVLKGINLYAKPGQKIAFVGSTGAGKTTVANMINRFYDVTSGSITYDGIDVRKIKKDDLRHSLAVVLQDTHLFTGTIADNIRYGNPDADREQVIRAAKLANADSFIQRLPDGYDTMLSGDGGNLSQGQRQLLAIARAAVSDPPVLILDEATSSVDAHTEKLIETGMDHLMENRTVFVIAHRLSTVRNAKAIIVLENGEILERGSHEELIAQKGRYYQLYTGQFELS, encoded by the coding sequence ATGGCGAGAACAACGCTGTATGAAAAGCCCAAGGATATTCGGAAAACGCTGAAATTCCTCCGGCGCTACCTGAAAAAGCACGGAACCGCTCTGCTGCTGATTACCGTCATGGTGGCCGTCAGCGCCGGGGCGAACGTTTTCGGCACCTATCTGCTGAAACCGGCCGTCAACGACTACATTCTCCCCGGGGACATCCGGGGGCTTATGAAAATCCTGATCTTTATGGCCGCCGTTTATTTCGCAGGCGTGGCCGCGTCCTACGGATATTCCCAGCTGATGGTAAAGATCGCGCAGAAGATCGTACAGGAAATCCGCGACGACCTTTTCCGTAAGGTGCAGACGCTGCCCCTGAGCTTTTTCGACGCGAAGACGCACGGCGAACTGATGAGCCGGTTTACAAACGATATCGATACCATCGCCGAGGCCCTGAACAACAGCCTTGCGGTGCTGATCCAGAGCTTCATCGTCATCGTCGGCACGTTTACGGTGCTGATTATCCTGAATGCCGAGTTGTCGGCGATCGTGCTTCTGTCCTTCCTCGGCATGTTCCTGTTTCTGCGGTACAGCGGAAAGAAAAGCCACGCGTATTTTTCCTGCCAGCAGAAGTTTATGGGCAGGCTGAACGGCTTTATGGAGGAGATGGTGGAGGGGCAGAAGGTCGTCAAGGTTTTTAATCGCGAGGACAAAAACTTTGAGGAATTCTGCGACCGCAACGACAAGCTGCTGGATGCCGCCACGGGCGCGCTGACTTATTCGGGGCTTCTGATTCCGGTGGTGGTCAGCATTTCCTATTTCAACTACGCGCTTTCCGCCTGTATCGGCGCTTTCTTTGCCATTGCGGGCAGAATCGATCTGGGAAGCCTTGCCTCCTACCTTGTTTATGTCCGCCAGACGGCGATGCCCGTCAACCAGTTCTCCCAGCAGCTCAACTTTATTCTGGCCGCCCTGTCCGGGGCGGAGCGGATTTTTGAAGTCATGCAGGAAGCGCCGGAAACGGACGACGGCAACGTAACCCTTGTGCGTACCGCGGAAGGGAAAAACGGCGAGCTGAAGGAATGCGTGGAGCGCACGGGCCGGTGGGCCTGGCGCGTGCCGGACGCGGACGGGACCGCCCGGCTGGTGCCTCTTTTGGGCGACGTCCGTTTTCACGATGTGGTGTTCGGCTACGTTCCCGGCCGTCCCGTTTTGAAGGGAATCAACCTTTACGCGAAGCCGGGCCAGAAAATCGCCTTCGTGGGCTCGACCGGCGCGGGAAAGACGACCGTTGCCAACATGATCAACCGTTTTTACGACGTCACCTCCGGAAGCATTACCTACGACGGGATCGACGTCCGGAAGATCAAAAAGGACGACCTGCGTCATTCGCTCGCCGTCGTTTTGCAGGATACCCATCTGTTTACGGGCACGATCGCCGACAATATCCGCTACGGCAATCCGGACGCGGACAGGGAGCAGGTGATCAGGGCCGCCAAGCTGGCGAACGCGGACTCCTTTATCCAGAGGCTGCCGGACGGCTACGACACCATGCTTTCCGGCGACGGCGGAAACCTGAGCCAGGGCCAGCGCCAGCTGCTTGCCATCGCGCGCGCCGCGGTCTCCGACCCGCCGGTGCTGATTCTGGATGAGGCGACCAGCTCCGTGGACGCCCACACGGAAAAGCTGATTGAAACCGGCATGGATCACCTGATGGAAAACCGGACGGTTTTTGTCATTGCCCACCGGCTTTCCACCGTGCGCAACGCCAAGGCCATCATCGTGCTGGAAAACGGCGAAATTCTGGAGCGCGGCAGCCACGAGGAGCTGATTGCCCAGAAAGGGCGGTATTATCAATTGTACACCGGTCAGTTTGAATTGTCCTGA
- a CDS encoding ABC transporter ATP-binding protein, translating into MLNRFFIYFDKYRRHLIGAVVCVVLETVFELVIPLIMADIIDVGVANRDTNYILRKSLTMIGCALISLLLGALYAHLAARAGQGFGAELRKAEYRKIQDFSFSNMDHFSTPSLITRLTSDITILQNAICNGIRPMVRSPVMLVMALAMTIRMSAKLAVVFLTAIPVLAICLALILRKLRPMYGKMQKALDRVNSIVQENLTAIRTVKSYVKGDSECLRFKAVNETFRASSETAFRYAALNMPCLQLVMYSTILCILWFGGNFIHTGTMQVGQLTGFLSYVLQILNSLMMISNVFLMLSRSMTSAYRIAEVLDEPVGITGGTGSGTVEHGSIDFEHVYFKYQKTAREYVLSDISLHIGAGQTVGIIGGTGSAKSSLVQLIPRLYDVTSGSLKIDGRDVKEYPLAHLRDAVGMVLQKNTLFSGTIRENLKWGNENATDEELDWACRIACADEFLSRMPEGYDTDLGQGGVNVSGGQKQRLCIARALLKRPKVLIFDDSTSAVDTATEAKIRRRLAENLKDTTKIMITQRISSIENADLIVVLEDGKINEAGTHESLLAHNPIYRDIYEFQRKGATA; encoded by the coding sequence GTGTTAAACCGTTTTTTCATTTATTTTGATAAGTATCGCAGGCATTTGATTGGCGCAGTCGTCTGTGTCGTTTTGGAAACCGTATTTGAATTGGTAATACCGCTCATTATGGCCGATATTATCGACGTGGGCGTTGCCAACCGTGACACGAACTATATCCTGCGGAAAAGCCTTACCATGATTGGCTGCGCGCTGATTTCTCTGCTCCTGGGCGCGCTGTACGCACATCTGGCAGCCAGAGCGGGCCAAGGCTTCGGAGCGGAGCTGCGAAAAGCGGAATACCGCAAGATACAGGACTTCTCTTTTTCCAACATGGATCATTTCAGCACCCCGTCGCTGATTACCCGCCTTACCAGCGACATCACCATTTTACAGAACGCAATCTGCAATGGGATCCGGCCGATGGTCCGTAGTCCGGTCATGTTGGTGATGGCGCTGGCTATGACGATTAGGATGAGCGCGAAGCTGGCGGTGGTTTTTCTGACAGCGATTCCCGTGCTGGCCATCTGCCTGGCCCTGATTCTCCGCAAGCTTCGTCCGATGTACGGAAAGATGCAGAAGGCGCTGGACCGGGTGAACTCCATTGTACAGGAAAATCTGACGGCGATCCGTACGGTAAAATCCTATGTGAAGGGCGACAGCGAATGCCTGAGATTCAAAGCCGTCAACGAAACGTTCCGGGCTTCCTCGGAAACGGCCTTCCGCTACGCGGCCCTGAACATGCCCTGTTTGCAGCTTGTCATGTATTCCACCATTCTGTGCATCCTCTGGTTCGGGGGAAACTTTATCCACACGGGTACCATGCAGGTGGGACAGCTGACCGGATTTTTAAGCTATGTTCTGCAGATCCTGAATTCGCTGATGATGATTTCCAACGTATTTCTGATGCTCAGCCGTTCCATGACCTCCGCTTACCGTATTGCGGAGGTGCTGGACGAACCGGTGGGAATCACCGGCGGCACAGGCAGCGGGACGGTGGAGCATGGAAGCATCGACTTTGAGCATGTGTACTTCAAATATCAAAAGACGGCCAGGGAATATGTGCTGTCCGACATCAGCCTGCATATCGGCGCCGGTCAGACGGTGGGCATCATCGGCGGAACGGGCTCCGCGAAATCCTCGCTGGTACAGCTGATTCCCCGGCTTTACGACGTTACCTCCGGCAGCCTGAAAATAGACGGCCGCGACGTAAAGGAGTACCCGCTTGCGCATCTGCGCGACGCCGTGGGCATGGTGCTGCAGAAAAATACCCTTTTCAGCGGGACCATCCGCGAAAATTTGAAATGGGGCAATGAAAACGCCACCGACGAAGAGCTGGACTGGGCGTGCCGGATCGCCTGCGCGGACGAATTCCTTTCCCGGATGCCGGAGGGCTACGACACCGACCTCGGGCAGGGCGGCGTGAATGTTTCCGGCGGGCAGAAGCAGCGGCTCTGCATTGCCCGCGCGCTGCTGAAACGTCCTAAGGTGCTGATTTTTGACGATTCCACCAGCGCGGTGGACACCGCCACCGAGGCGAAAATCCGCAGAAGGCTGGCGGAAAACCTGAAGGATACGACAAAGATCATGATTACCCAGCGCATCAGCTCCATTGAAAACGCGGATCTGATCGTGGTGCTGGAGGACGGGAAAATCAACGAGGCCGGCACGCATGAAAGCCTGCTGGCGCACAATCCGATTTACCGCGATATTTATGAATTTCAGCGGAAGGGGGCCACGGCGTAA
- a CDS encoding MarR family winged helix-turn-helix transcriptional regulator, giving the protein MPVTLHMAIHRVFHAQKNVTRPGMAKIGLSPGQPKILNHLSRQNHCMQKDIASALDIEPATVSQILNNMVQAGLIRRSNPAERRRAESVSITEKGREYLEKWQQLCKEIEDVSMKGFTREEQEQFLDYLYRMYWNLTGKEIE; this is encoded by the coding sequence ATGCCGGTTACGCTGCATATGGCAATCCATCGGGTATTTCACGCGCAGAAAAATGTGACGCGGCCCGGAATGGCGAAAATCGGCCTTTCGCCCGGACAGCCGAAAATTCTGAACCACCTTTCACGGCAGAACCACTGCATGCAGAAGGATATTGCTTCGGCGCTGGACATTGAACCAGCCACCGTGTCGCAGATTCTGAACAATATGGTGCAGGCCGGCCTGATCCGGCGGTCCAACCCCGCGGAAAGAAGAAGGGCGGAGTCGGTATCCATAACGGAAAAGGGCCGTGAATATCTGGAAAAATGGCAGCAGCTCTGTAAGGAAATCGAGGATGTGTCCATGAAAGGGTTCACGCGGGAGGAACAGGAGCAATTTCTGGATTACCTCTATCGCATGTATTGGAACCTGACTGGGAAAGAGATTGAATAA
- a CDS encoding spore coat associated protein CotJA translates to MTDNMMDMDGQGCEMNPTPLPAMPVVAMAYVPFQQFNSTYTPEKGLEMGTIFPELDKPFLGGRRK, encoded by the coding sequence ATGACAGATAATATGATGGATATGGACGGACAGGGCTGTGAAATGAATCCGACTCCCCTTCCGGCGATGCCGGTCGTAGCAATGGCCTATGTTCCATTCCAACAATTCAATTCCACTTACACTCCTGAAAAAGGGCTGGAGATGGGAACCATCTTCCCTGAGCTTGACAAACCGTTTTTGGGAGGCAGGAGGAAATGA
- a CDS encoding spore coat protein CotJB → MSEQEKLMRRINAYRFATWELHIFLDTHPGDCKAAKQQEEYRRMAEELTAQYEAAYGPMNQNSSDTSRWAWISNPWPWDVNKGGNK, encoded by the coding sequence ATGAGCGAACAGGAAAAGCTGATGCGCAGGATTAACGCCTACCGTTTTGCGACCTGGGAGCTTCATATTTTTTTGGACACCCATCCCGGCGATTGTAAGGCAGCAAAGCAGCAAGAGGAATACCGCAGGATGGCAGAGGAATTAACCGCACAGTACGAAGCGGCCTACGGGCCGATGAATCAGAACAGTTCAGACACCAGCCGCTGGGCATGGATCAGCAACCCATGGCCGTGGGATGTTAACAAGGGGGGAAACAAATAA
- a CDS encoding manganese catalase family protein: MWNYQKNLQYPINIKNTNPKLAQIIIAQYGGPDGELAASLRYLSQRFSMPYPELKAILTDIGTEELAHLEMVGTIVHQLTRNLTEEQIKEGGFDAYFVNHTTGVYPADSSGTPFTAAYLQVKGDPITDIHEDLAADAAIAKERLIKKFMIGQAVSATIRIRKLMESTIRVSDKNIRFS, encoded by the coding sequence ATGTGGAATTACCAGAAGAACCTGCAGTATCCGATCAATATCAAAAATACCAATCCGAAGCTGGCGCAGATTATCATCGCCCAGTACGGTGGTCCGGACGGAGAGCTGGCAGCCTCGCTGCGCTATTTGAGCCAGCGCTTCAGCATGCCGTATCCGGAGTTGAAAGCAATTTTGACAGATATCGGGACTGAAGAGCTCGCTCATCTGGAAATGGTCGGAACCATTGTCCACCAGCTTACCAGAAATCTGACGGAAGAGCAGATCAAAGAAGGGGGATTCGACGCATATTTTGTGAATCATACAACCGGGGTTTACCCCGCCGATTCCAGCGGAACTCCGTTCACCGCTGCTTATTTACAGGTAAAGGGCGACCCGATCACCGATATTCACGAGGACCTTGCCGCAGATGCTGCGATTGCGAAAGAACGACTTATAAAAAAATTTATGATAGGACAAGCCGTTTCCGCCACAATCCGAATCCGTAAATTAATGGAGTCAACAATTCGCGTTTCCGATAAAAATATAAGATTTTCGTAA